A single region of the Penaeus chinensis breed Huanghai No. 1 chromosome 41, ASM1920278v2, whole genome shotgun sequence genome encodes:
- the LOC125047588 gene encoding uncharacterized protein LOC125047588 — MGKCSWTGFVRTVKQVITFIFSHVGLCAFVAGYSVAGAFLFRQLEQDKVEEYYDSMVNRNECFSKLYNITEEVGFQLNGSHWRDLLTSAAWQERVLQQLEAFEEDLVESVRNQTYDQGPEEQRKRWSVIGSLFYCVTVITTIGVFFCWPVPPRQAFSAGIPKGCWHRGQARAVPQNMQRAQGSEMLLRSPGFSGFMRLTGTAWGTMQHLCYGHVSPRTNTGKMVTIVYALFGIPLMLLCLTNIGNSMATSFSWQLPR, encoded by the exons ATGGGCAAGTGCAGTTGGACGGGCTTCGTTCGCACGGTCAAGCAGGTGATCACGTTCATATTCAGCCACGTGGGTCTGTGTGCGTTCGTAGCCGGCTATTCGGTTGCTGGGGCGTTCCTGTTCAGGCAGCTCGAGCAGGACAAGGTCGAGGAGTACTATGATTCGATGGTCAACAGGAACGAATGTTTCAGCAAACTCTATAACATCACAG AGGAGGTGGGCTTCCAGCTCAACGGCAGCCACTGGAGGGACCTGCTCACCTCGGCGGCGTGGCAAGAGCGGGTCCTGCAGCAGCTGGAGGCGTTCGAGGAGGACCTGGTCGAGTCGGTGAGGAACCAGACGTACGACCAGGGGcccgaggagcagaggaagaggtggagcgtCATCGGGTCGTTATTCTACTGCGTCACCGTTATTACGACTATAg GCGTCTTTTTCTGCTGGCCCGTGCCTCCGCGACAGGCTTTTAGCGCCGGCATCCCGAAAGGATGTTGGCACCGGGGCCAGGCGCGCGCCGTGCCTCAAAACATGCAGCGTGCGCAGGGGTCGGAGATGCTGCTTCGGAGCCCGGGCTTCTCGGGCTTCATGAGGTTGACAGGCACTGCGTGGGGAACAATGCAGCACCTGT GCTACGGCCACGTGTCGCCGCGCACGAACACGGGCAAGATGGTGACCATCGTGTACGCCCTCTTCGGGATTCCGCTCATGCTGCTCTGCCTCACCAACATCGGCAACTCCATGGCCACGTCGTTCAG ttggcaactcccGAGGTAA
- the LOC125047653 gene encoding autophagy protein 5-like: MAEDREILREVWDGRVAVCVQLASEDCNTLSAPDPYYLMVPRLSYFPLVTDKVRKHFLRFITTELNDAEMWLESDGTPLKWHYPVGVLFDLHCGGASLPWNLTAHFSHFPEQELIKCSSREVVESHFLSSLKEADGLKHRGQIITNMQSKDHKQLWMGLCNDKFDQFWAINRKLMDSTPEEGFKHIPFRLHSPCQPPIQRLIRPLSDDGRKVTLGDLLQEFLPDSNNEGDRIVIQGIEAPRETPLQWLSEHLSHPDNFLHICYVPTQMS; encoded by the exons ATGGCTGAAGACAGGGAGATCTTGCGTGAAGTGTGGGATGGCAGAGTTGCTGTTTGCGTGCAGCTTGCAAGTGAAGATTGCAACACACTGAGCGCCCCAGACCCTTACTACCTCATGGTACCAAGACTATCCTACTTCCCTCTAGTTACAGATAAG GTACGAAAACATTTTCTCCGCTTCATCACAACAGAACTTAATGATGCTGAGATGTGGTTGGAATCCGATGGCACTCCTTTGAAATG GCATTATCCTGTTGGTGTTTTGTTTGACCTTCATTGTGGTGGCGCTTCCCTACCTTGGAACCTCACAGCCCACTTCTCCCACTTCCCAGAGCAGGAGCTCATCAAGTGCTCTTCCAG AGAGGTTGTAGAGTcccatttcctttcatccttaAAAGAAGCTGATGGTCTGAAGCACAGAGGGCAGATCATTACCAATATGCAAAGCAAGGATCACAAGCAACTATGGATGGGACTTTGTAATG ATAAGTTTGATCAATTTTGGGCCATTAATCGGAAGCTTATGGATAGTACCCCAGAGGAAGGCTTTAAACACATTCCCTTCCGTCTGCACTCGCCCTGCCAGCCCCCAATTCAGAGGCTTATCAGACCTCTCTCAGATGACGGAAGGAAGGTGACATTGGGTGACCTCCTGCAAGAGTTTTTGCCTGATTCCAATAATGAAG GAGACCGCATAGTGATCCAGGGGATTGAGGCCCCACGAGAGACTCCATTACAGTGGCTTAGTGAACATCTCAGTCACCCAGAtaattttcttcatatttgttATGTCCCTACTCAGATGTCATGA
- the LOC125047586 gene encoding uncharacterized protein LOC125047586, protein MYHRMCCWYCRKKRVEESAESPSMLQNPSGTAGPATPAPYTPPPKYKPNRRNMLISPPISATIHRGSDNPLKAPSLDSPSPSPGPPATRALQFPSQNHVLLPDMEANRIVAECAAYTKTHIPGFVVSLDPAASDCHDYDMVTVSTRLSPSVSTRPSPTASSRPTPEPSSPRARETPAEWALARENGGPHIIIESEMEQPSSNHSTRPGSPAFTNSTHHASSTSLTSIASRPCNKRTSSPFLGATLSGGMDLDEPPYPRVVERPPRSPGKTLVVYNTLSGDALLEQSKIVRKMALMNKGGFGQVRTDVTTVFTDPISGQAVDGDMLGLNYRPIPPDTSDAENRVPIPIVLGFVASYLGIGSLLFVWLEGWSMLDACYFCFITLSTIGFGDFVPGKSLGYETQEAQIKLVTGSIYLVLGLAVLAMSFNLVQEEVVLKCKAFANWIGLLKD, encoded by the exons ATGTACCACCGGATGTGCTGTTGGTATTGCCGCAAGAAGAGAGTCGAGGAGAGCGCGGAGTCGCCTTCCATGCTGCAGAATCCTAG CGGCACGGCGGGACCTGCCACCCCGGccccctacaccccaccccccaagtATAAACCCAACCGCCGCAACATGCTCATTTCGCCGCCCATCTCGGCCACCATCCACCGCGGCTCCGACAACCCCCTGAAGGCGCCGTCGCTGGACTCCCCGAGCCCCTCGCCAGGCCCTCCCGCGACGCGCGCTCTGCAGTTCCCTTCGCAGAACCACGTCCTCCTCCCGGACATGGAGGCGAATCGCATCGTGGCCGAGTGCGCGGCATACACCAAGACCCACATCCCCGGCTTCGTGGTGTCGCTCGACCCGGCGGCGAGCGACTGCCACGACTACGACATGGTGACCGTGTCGACCCGCCTGTCGCCCAGCGTGTCCACTCGCCCTTCGCCCACGGCCTCTTCGCGGCCGACGCCCGAGCCCTCGTCTCCGCGGGCGCGAGAGACGCCGGCGGAGTGGGCGCTGGCGCGGGAGAACGGCGGCCCGCACATCATCATTGAATCAGAGATGGAGCAGCCTTCCTCCAACCACTCGACGCGGCCCGGCTCGCCGGCGTTCACTAACTCCACGCACCACGCCTCTAGCACGTCGCTCACGAGCATTGCAAGTCGGCCGTGCAACAAGCGGACCTCGAGCCCGTTCCTGGGCGCCACACTGTCCGGCGGGATGGACCTCGACGAGCCTCCTTATCCCCGCGTCGTGGAGAGGCCGCCGCGGTCCCCGGGAAAGACTCTCGTGGTATACAATACGCTCTCCGGGGACGCCCTTCTCGAGCAGAGCAAGATCGTGCGCAAGATGGCACTCATGAACAAGGGAGGCTTCGGGCAAGTGCGCACCGACGTTACGACCGTCTTTACGGATCCCATCTCGGGCCAGGCGGTCGACGGCGATATGTTGGGGCTGAACTACCGCCCCATTCCGCCCGACACGTCGGATGCGGAAAACCGCGTGCCCATCCCCATCGTGCTGGGCTTTGTTGCCTCGTACCTGGGCATCGGCTCCCTGCTGTTCGTATGGCTGGAGGGATGGTCCATGCTAGACGCCTGCTACTTCTGCTTCATCACCCTCTCCACCATCGGCTTCGGCGACTTCGTCCCGGGCAAGTCGCTGGGCTACGAGACGCAGGAAGCGCAGATCAAGTTGGTCACCGGGTCCATCTACCTGGTGCTTGGCCTTGCCGTCCTTGCGATGTCTTTCAACTTAGTGCAGGAAGAGGTGGTCCTAAAATGCAAAGCGTTTGCTAACTGGATAGGCCTTCTCAAAGACTGA